The proteins below are encoded in one region of Apium graveolens cultivar Ventura chromosome 4, ASM990537v1, whole genome shotgun sequence:
- the LOC141718578 gene encoding uncharacterized protein LOC141718578: MVEDSRLSPEIDIHRLHIPSVLYLEAPLANVSTPPVSPIINAEIPTTPILHLETEDQNLETEAPESPPATHTLVRALSQEEEECANFHASPGKNVVADRVIYDSEGKDLDGEPVKVGWGAIDVCSDIAFNELREANKRTDSEKERAANLKDELDEAREGFKIVKSGLNRKLREEKYRADDLVKEVKNLKAELATKENLNKEATIAEFKESEEYDMGVAQTGAPDVQKAWVKEIDSFKSLLMKRVDLDSLYMIDKAENWISSYLSVMKFVDWNDFVIDLNARFKDETGINAVEQFNKLQQHDSIELYIDEFENLRALMLQNNSVLPDSYVLESFIGGLKPAVKPMYTPSLANTKPPLLPTPEPKQVITPFTKQTSTPAKTFKHIPADVRAEKIAKGLCYYCDQPYDRNHKCKFREPQLFTVEIPGTDLDVYDDMTIQEEEGTTVGDPFISVNALAGSQSFQTMRVQGAVNGKIINILIDSGSTHNFLDLSLAKKLGCNLKEINPQSIIVADDSHLPCQHVYKNFIWKIQGSEFNTDVMLIPLGSCDMVLGIQWLSKLGPILWDFTDLLIKHPDTARSRQQLLDKGSPKAYQELENLKETYKKRCRIEEFRNSSSPFASPVVLVGKKDGTWRLCVDYRELNKRTIKNKYPIPVVDELIDELSGATVFSKLDLRSGYHQMRVQPDDVYKTAFKTYTGHYEFLIMPFGLTNAPASFQYWMDNFFKHFIRKSFLVFFDDILVYSKTIEDHWQYLAAVFEVEYLGHFISATRIETDPQKVAAVESWPVPSFMRDLRGFLGLAGYYRKFVKGYATISKPLTNLLKKGTFTWNEQAQEAFSALKHALVSAPVLALHDFSELFVVETDASKMGIGAVWMQEGHPLAFISKSLGPKLQNLSAHEKELLALVFAVQKWEQYLLGSHFIV, translated from the exons ATggttgaagattcaagattaagtcctgaaattgacattcacaggTTGCATATTCCATctgtcttgtatctggaagcaccactaGCAAATGtgtcaactccacctgtttctccaataataaatgctgaaattcctactactCCAATTCTGCATTTGGaaactgaagatcagaatttggaaacagAAGCTCCAGAATCTCCTCCTGctacacacactctggt CCGAGCCCTCTCGCAAGAGGAAGAAGAGTGTGCCAATTTCCATGCCTCTCCGGGGAAAAATGTTGTTGCTGACCGGGTTATTTACGATTCTGAGGGGAAGGATCTGGACGGGGAGCCTGTGAAGGTTG GTTGGGGTGCTATTGATGTCTGCTCGGACATAGCCTTCAATGAGCTCCGGGAGGCCAATAAGAGGACTGATTCTGAAAAGGAGAGGGCTGCTAATTTGAAGGATGAGTTGGATGAGGCCCGGGAGGGTTTCAAAATAGTTAAATCCGGGTTGAACCGGAAGCTTAGGGAGGAGAAGTACCGGGCTGATGATCTTGTGAAGGAGGTTAAGAATCTTAAGGCTGAGTTGGCTACCAAGGAGAACTTAAACAAGGAAGCTACCATTGCCGAGTTCAAGGAAAGTGAGGAGTATGATATGGGAGTTGCTCAAACCGGGGCCCCTGATGTTCAGAAAGCTTGG GTTAAAGAAATTGATTCTTTTAAGAGTttgttgatgaag CGTGTTGATTTGGATTCGTTATATATGATTGATAAGGCTGAAAACTGGATTTCTAGCTATTTGTCGGTAATGAAATTTGTGGATTGGAATGATTTTGTGATAGATCTTAATGCTAGGTTTAAGGATGAGACGGGAATTAACGCGGTCGAGCAGTTCAATAAGTTACAACAACACGACTCTATTGAACTATATATAGATGAATTTGAAAATTTACGAGCCTTAATGTTGCAAAACAACTCCGTGCTGCCTGATTCATATGTGTTGGAGAGCTTTATAGGAGGGTTGAAACCTGCTGTTAAACCCATG TACACACCCTCGCTGGCTAACACCAAACCACCATTACTACCAACACCGGAACCCAAACAAGTCATTACACCTTTCACTAAACAGACTTCAACTCCTGCGAAAACTTTTAAACATATACCTGCCGATGTCAGAGCTGAAAAGATTGCAAAGGGACTGTGTTACTATTGTGACCAGCCTTATGACAGGAACCATAAGTGTAAATTCCGAGAACCTCAATTATTTACGGTTGAGATCCCAGGAACGGATTTAGATGTGTATGATGATATGACAATTCAAGAAGAAGAGGGTACTACGGTAGGTGATCCTTTCATCTCTGTTAATGCTTTAGCGGGCAGTCAAAGTTTCCAAACAATGAGGGTTCAAGGTGCAGTGAAtggaaaaattataaatattttaattgaCTCGGGAAGTACTCATAACTTTCTGGACTTGTCACTTGCTAAAAAATTGGGTTgtaatttaaaagaaattaacCCTCAGTCCATCATTGTAGCAGATGACAGTCATCTTCCCTGTCAACATGTCTACAAAAATTTTATATGGAAGATACAAGGGTCTGAATTCAACACTGATGTGATGCTTATACCTTTAGGAAGTTGTGATATGGTGTTGGGTATTCAGTGGTTGAGTAAGCTTGGACCTATATTGTGGGATTTTACAGATTTG TTGATTAAGCATCCAGACACAGCAAGGTCACGACAACAACTTCTTGATAAAGGTTCTCCAAAAGCATATCAAGAATTGGAAAATTTGAAGGAGACCTATAAAAAG AGATGTCGGATAGAGGAATTCAGAAATAGCTCAAGTCCTTTTGCGTCACCTGTTGTGTTAGTGGGCAAGAAGGATGGTACTTGGAGGCTATGTGTAGATTACAGGGAGCTAAACAAACGGActataaagaataagtatccaaTACCGGTGGTTGATGAGCTTATTGATGAACTTTCTGGGGCTACAGTATTTAGTAAATTGGATTTGAGATCAGGTTATCACCAAATGAGAGTGCAACCGGATGACGTTTACAAAACTGCATTCAAAACTTATACAGGTCATTATGAGTTTTTGATAATGCCATTTGGCCTTACGAATGCACCTGCCTCGTTTCAATATTGGATGGACaatttttttaaacattttataagaAAGTCATTTTTGGTTTTCTTTGATGATATCTTGGTCTACAGCAAAACTATCGAAGATCATTGGCAATATTTGGCTGCAGTTTTTGAA GTAGAGTACCTCGGCCATTTTATCTCTGCTACTAGAATAGAAACTGACCCACAAAAAGTAGCAGCAGTAGAGAGTTGGCCCGTACCTTCTTTTATGAGAGACTTAAGGGGCTTTTTGGGGCTCGCGGGATACTACCGAAAATTTGTTAAAGGATATGCTACTATTAGCAAACCATTAACAAATCTGCTCAAGAAAGGTACTTTTACGTGGAATGAACAGGCTCAAGAGGCATTCTCAGCCTTGAAGCACGCATTGGTAAGTGCACCCGTCTTGGCGCTGCACGACTTTTCAGAATTATTTGTAGTGGAAACAGATGCTTCGAAAATGGGGATAGGAGCAGTCTGGATGCAAGAAGGTCATCCTTTGGCCTTTATCAGCAAGTCTTTGGGCCCGAAATTACAAAATTTATCTGCTCATGAAAAAGAATTACTTGCTTTGGTGTTTGCTGTCCAAAAATGGGAACAATACCTTTTAGGGAGTCACTTCATTGTTTAG